The Niabella beijingensis genomic interval AGTCTGCCAGGGGCAGCAGGATGTTCCTTTTAGGCATCCGCAGTGTGTTCGGAAAGTCGGACCCAAGCATCATGTCTCCGACAGCAGTAATGGTAATCAGCCCCTTCTTCCCGGCAACCACCTCTTTTTGTTCAACAGGTGCTGCCGGCAAAGGATCCGGATCCTTACAGCCGGTGATAAAAAGGCCAGCGGTGATATAAAAAAGCAGTCGCATATTGAATGTAAAGATAACCAGAAAGGCCGGAGAAACAGATCCCCCGTACCGGGGATATAACTGATGGAAGGAATGATGAAAAAGCATACAGCTCTTGTGATTATCTTTGCAGCTTAAGAAATAGCAATATGTTTAACAAAAGGATTAAAATTAAAGAACTCCTGCAACAGGAGCCGGCAGAACAGCAAGTAACAGTAATGGGATGGGTACGTACCTTCAGGAATAATCAGTTCATTGCCCTGAATGACGGAACCACCAATACCAATCTGCAGGTAGTGGCCACCCTGGGAGCATTTGATGAATCCTTGTTAAAACGGATCACCACATCGGCATCCCTGAAGGTGACCGGCACGGTGGTGCCTTCTGTGGGAAAAGGCCAGAAACTGGAAGTGAAAGCGGAGTCGATCGAAATCCTGGGTGATTCGGATGCGGAGGCTTATCCGCTGCAGCCTAAGAAACATTCCCTGGAATTCCTGCGGGAAAAAGCGCACCTGCGGTTCCGTACCAATACCTTCGGGGCTGTTTTTCGTGTAAGGCATGCACTGGCCTTCGCTGTGCACAAGTTTTTTAACGACAAGGGATTTGTTTACCTGCACACACCAATTATTACCGCCAGCGATGCCGAGGGCGCCGGGGAAATGTTCCGTGTAACGACATTACCCTTTGAAAATACACCCAAAAATGAAGATGGGTCGATCAATTTTAAGGAAGATTTTTTTGGAAAATCGACAAATTTAACAGTAAGTGGTCAATTAGAAGGAGAATTAGGGGCAACAGCCTTTGGTGAGATCTATACGTTTGGCCCTACATTCCGTGCGGAAAACAGCAATACGGCCCGGCATCTGGCCGAGTTCTGGATGATTGAACCGGAGATGGCGTTCTATGACCTGGAGGATAATGCCAACCTTGCTGAAGAATTTATTAAGTATATTATCCGTTATGCCCTGGAAAACAACCGGGAAGATCTTGATTTTCTTGCCCAGCGCCTGACAGATGAAGAAAAACAGCTGCCCCAGGATAAACGCAGCGACATGGGATTGATTGAAAAGCTGGAATTTGTACTGAATAACGACTTTCAGCGTCTGTCTTATACCGAGGCGATCGAGATCCTGAAGGAAAGTAATCACAACAAGAAAAAGAAATTCCAGTACCCCGTAACCGGCTGGGGCATGGATCTTCAGAGCGAACATGAGCGTTACCTGGTGGAGAAGCATTTTAAAAAGCCGGTGATACTGATGAACTATCCGGCGTCCATCAAGGCGTTTTATATGCGCATTAATGATGATGGAAAGACCGTGGCGGCCATGGATATCCTGGCACCCGGGATCGGAGAGATTGTGGGCGGCTCCCAGCGGGAAGAGCGGCTGGATGTGTTGGTGAAAAAAATGGAACAGATGAATATTCCCCAGGAAGAATTGTCCTGGTACCTGGATACCCGCCGCTTTGGTACGGTTCCGCATGCGGGTTTTGGGCTTGGCTTTGAGCGGATGATCCAGTTTGTAACCGGAATGAGCAATATCAGGGATGTGATCGCCTTTCCGCGGACGCCCAAAAGCGCCGAGTTTTAAAAAATAAGGGTCAGCATAAAAAAGGGCAATATTTATTAAATATTGCCCTTTTTTATTAATTATCTGGCTTTTTTGGCAGCCAGTTCATTGGAGGGATCTTTGCCGGGATGCGGTAATAATTATTCCTCAGGGAATCGTTCCATCCGGCCGGGTTCTTATCAAAGCTTTTGCTGTTAAAATACACACTACCCTGGATCCTGGGATTATTTCGCAATATTCTAATCTGTTGGGGAATCTGGGAAGGTTTTTTCCAGTTGGCATTGGTTTCATAGTAACGGTAAATACCGTGCCCGATATACACGTGGCGGCCGTAGCTGTGCTTTGCCCACCAGTCCACCATGGTTTCATAAGGGATCAGGTGATCGCCGATCTCCCGGTACAGTTGCGGGGTTACATAGTCGATCCACCCCATTTTCAGCCACAGCAGGATGTCGGCATAAAGATCATCGTAGTTGGTCATGCCCGCTTTTGTAGGGCTGCCTGCCGGATCCTGTGAGGCATTTCTCCACACGGCAAAGGGGCTGATCCCGAACTTGCACCAGGGTTTTATACCTTTTATTGCGATGTCCAGGTTCCTGATCATAGAATCTACATTGCTTCTTCTCCAGTCTGCTTTGCTGAGGGTGGTTCCGGATTTTTTATACGCATAATCGTCCGGGAACGGTTTGCTACCGATGGGATAAGGATAAAAATAATCGTCCATATGGATGCCGTCAATATCATAACGGCGTACAATATCCTTTACCACATCGATCACAAATTGCTGTACCTGTTTATTGGAAGGGTTAAAATAGCGGGTGGTGCCATAGGTAACAAACCAATCCGGTCTTTTGCGGATCATATTATCTGAAGCGATAGAAGAAGCGCCTATTCTGAATTCTGCCCGGTAAGGATTCAGCCATGCATGAAACTCCATACCCCGTTTGTGTGTTTCCTGTATCATAAAGGCGAGAGGATCATAAAACGGAACAGGGGCCCTCCCCTGCACACCGGTCAGCCACTGGCTCCAGGGTTCATAAGGCGATGGGTAAAACGCGTCGCCGCTGGGCCGTACCTGTGCGATGATCGCATTCATTCCATTGCATTTGTGCAGGTCGAGCTGGCGGATGAATTCCGCCTTTTGCTCAGCCACCGTGGCCTTCTGCGGCGGCCAGTCGATGCCCAGTACCGTGGCAATCCAAACACCACGGAATTCATATTCGGGCTGCTGTGCAAAGCAGCAATTGCAAAGGAATGTAAAAACAAGCCCGGTAAGGATAAAACGGATCGATGTCATAGTCTACAAATGTAGCCCAACCGTCTTTAATAAAAAACCTTGTCAGCGATGCAACTTATCAAGCATTTTGCTGATCTTCTCCGCTTCTTCCGTGCTTACCGTACCAAAAAATGCTGCAATATTATCATCGGTCTGGTCCAGCAGGGCCAGCTTTTCCAGTCCCTCCTGTGTGATCACCACATCCACCAGCCGGTGATCTATATGGTTGATGCTTTTTGTGACCATTTTTTTCAGTACCAGGCGATCCACAATGCGGCTGGTATCGCTCATTTTATCCATCATCCTTGCCCGTATCTGCAAGGTGGATAAGGGTTTGGGATAACTGCCCCTCAGGATCCGCAGGATGTTGTATTGCTGTACGGTCACGTCCTCTTTTTTAAAGCCTTCTTTTAAAAAAGCCTGGAGACTGCTGGTGGTATATATAAGATTTAAGGCCAGTCTGTGATAGCTGCTCTTAAACTGCCGCTGGTTTATTTTTTCCTCAATGGACATAGAACCCATATTTAGTTTTTTGCTTTTCTGAATAGGTGTTGCATGTATTATTTAATACATTTCTCTTGGTTTACTTTACTCCGGAAATTATAGAAAAAACCGGTACAAACAAACATTTGTGCTGTTTTTTAAAGAAACTTTGCTATTTCTTCAATAAAGATGGTTTGAACCGGTTTGTTTTGGAAATTTGCTGTTATGGAATATCGTTTTTTAGGCGGCACCGGGTTTTCTGTTTCCGCCATCAGCTTTGGCTGTATGTCGTTAACAAACAGCAACAGGAAAGACGGCATGCAGTTGCTCCGGGAAGCCGTTGCGCGCGGAATCAATTTTTTTGATACGGCGGACCTTTATGAAAAAGGTGACAATGAGCGACTGGTTGGCGAAGCGTTGAAACCCATGCGGAGTAAAATTTTCCTGGCTACAAAAGCAGGCAATCAATGGAGGGCGGATGGCTCCGGCTGGGACTGGAACCCGCGCCGGGACTATATCTTAGACTGTGCGGAAAAGAGCCTGAAACGGTTGCAGACCGATTATATTGATCTGTACCAACTGCATGGGGGCACGATTGAGGACAATATCGATGAAACCATTGAAGCGTTTGAATTACTGAAGCAACAGGGAAAGATCCGGTATTATGGCATCAGCAGCATCCGTCCCAATGTAATCAGCGAGTATGTGAAACGTTCTTCCATTGAATCGGTAATGTTGCAGTACAGCCTGCTTGACCGGCGCCCGGAGGAGGCGGTACTGGGATTACTAAAGGAAAAAAATAAAGGAGTTTTAGTAAGAGGTGCACTGGCACAGGGCCTTTTGATCGACAAGCCTGCCCGGGAATACCTGGATCAGCCGGCGGCATCGGTGCAGCAGTTGCAGCAGGCGTTGCGCGAGCCGGCAGGCCGTTATCCGCCGGGGCAGCTGGCACTGCAGTATGTGTTGCAAAACCCGGCAGTGACCACGGTAGTAGCCGGTGTACGCACAGCCGGACAGTTGCAGGACCTGCTGGAGGCCCTGGAGCCGGTACCGGCAGCAGTTACGGAAAGGCTGGCAGCGGTATTACCCCCGCAAAAATATACGCAGCACCGGTAAATTTTTTTTGAATTAATTCCCTTTCAAATAAAAATATCCTTATTTTTGCAACCCTTAATAGCGTATGCTGTTAGGAGCATATTCCTCCTTAGCTCAGTTGGTTAGAGCATCTGACTGTTAATCAGAGGGTCGCTGGTTCAAGTCCAGCAGGGGGAGCTGAAAATCAACTATTTACAAGGGTCGCGCTTCGCGGCCCTTTAAATTTGCCAGTAATTTGCCAGTGGCATATTTAGCAGTGAAGCAAAGAGCTGTTTACACTATAAAGATACCTAATTTTCCCCGCGATTTGTCATCCCCTTTTTGGCGCTTTTAAATCGATTAAATAGAAATAGTATTCATGGGAATAATTCTGAGGGAATTTTTCAAGGAATTATCTATGTATTAGATTTTCGTTTAGTAAATTGATGAATGGGAAAGACGATTATCTTACTTTATAGGATATGCACTTTTGTAATCTATTTTATTTGCACAATAGTATCTTCTTTTTGCCAGACAAAATCGGACCGGAATTGGCTGTTAAAAGATGTAAAAGAACTTCCATTGCCACCGGATACCAACCAAGTGCTGGCAACTTACCCATTGAGCTATGAGGCACAGGTTATTGCTTACCACAACGAAGATCCTTCAAAAGAAATATATGTACCCGGAATTATAACTGGACGTTATGGAAATGGCAAGGTTTTAGTCGTAGGGAGCAATGCCTATCTGGAACCGCCGTTGATTCAAAATCCAAATATTATCCAGTTCTGGAAAAATGTTTTTGATTGGTCCGGGGCATCCGGTGCCAATGCCGGATTTGAGATGCCTGGATTTGAGCGGGTAGTTACCATGGCCAATACAATGAATGTTTCTGCAGGTAGTCTGGATCCGCAGCGACTGTCTGATAATAAAGTCATTTTTGTTACCAATGAGCCGGTCGATCAGTCATATGTGCAAAAGCTGGATGCATTTGTACGGGATGGAGGCACCTTAGTGTATGTATCCTCCCTTTTCGAGTATAATAAAAAGTCAGATGATCACATATTTGCAACAAAAATGGATAGCCTCTTGCTTAATGCTGGGTTGTACCATTTGGCAAATCCGATCCATTCAGGATCAACGGATGATACGCTGCGCATTTCAGCGGTCCCCAAGTACCTGATCGTGGATAGTATTCTTTCGAATCTGGCAAACTACAGGTACTATGATCTGTTTTATCACAAAGGTGCAGAGGTTGTGCCGTTGACGATTTTAAAATTGATCTTTTTTATGGCTCCCAAGAACGCCAAAACATATCGGGATCTTTGTGAACTGATAGAAGATCCCGCTAACAAGTATTCCGATACCGCATCACTGAAAAAGCCATTGATAACCGCCTATTGGCCGGACCTTTTTAAATATCTGAACCGGGTAAACAGAGATTATCTGGCCTATGAAAAGGACTCAACCTACAAAGCAACGACCAATGGAGAATTTCCGGGCACGGTGCCGGATAATGCTTCGCGGATAACCAGGAAACTGCAGATCAGATTTTCTAATAAATGGAGCGGATTGCCGGAACCGGATAGCTCATTCAGAAGGTTGTACAGTACCGGGCTGTATGTAGCCCCGGGTGATATGGTAACGGTTACCCTATCCGATATAAAAGACACCTCTCGGCGGCTAATGGCACAAATTGGAATACATGATGATAATGTATCGGATGCAAATGAATATTACAGGAATCCGTTTAACCTGGTAAGGATGTTTAATCTGGATAAGAAAGAATTAATGATCCACTCTCTATATGGGGGGCTTCTTTATTTCGGGATCCCAGTTTCAGATAAAGGAAGCGTTCTTAATGTTGCGGTTACCGGCGCTGTGGAAGCACCTTTTTTTCAGTTGGGGAAAACCACGGACAAACAATGGCTGCAAAAAGTGCGGCAAAACCCGGCTCCCTGGGCCGAACTGGCAACAGATAAAATTATTTTAACCGTTCCCTCGGATAGCATTCGCAAACTTGAGCATCCGCAAAAGTTAATGCAGTTTTGGGATGAAGTAATGAACGCCAATGCAGACCTGGCCTTTATTCTGAAAGATCGCCCGCACCCGGAGCGGATCATTATTGATAATAATGTTAAATGGGGCGCAATGTATACCGTACCGTCAAAGATTGTAGCGCCCAACGACCGTAGTTTAACCAGACTTCTGAATGTGCAGCATTTGCGAGACTCTGGAAGCTGGGGACATTTTCACGAACTGGGACATCGGCACCAGTTCGATGGTCTTGATTTTGATGATTTGGGCGAGGTGACCGTGAATTTGTATACATTGTACGTATATCAAACAATTTTAGGTAAGGATCTTTATCACGCCAGGGACGGGTCCCCGCGGGATAGCATCCTGAAAGCGATCAAAGCATACATTGCGGCACCCGATTATGAAACCTGGAAAAGGGATCCGTTTTTACAACTCTTTACACTCTATTATCCGATTATTGACACTTTTGGCTGGAAGGCGATCAAGAAGTTAAACCGGTCGTTACGGAAACTTTACAATGAACAATATGGCGGCCGAAGCCTGGCACCACTCTACAAAAAAACGGATGATGAGCGCCGGAACCAG includes:
- the asnS gene encoding asparagine--tRNA ligase, giving the protein MFNKRIKIKELLQQEPAEQQVTVMGWVRTFRNNQFIALNDGTTNTNLQVVATLGAFDESLLKRITTSASLKVTGTVVPSVGKGQKLEVKAESIEILGDSDAEAYPLQPKKHSLEFLREKAHLRFRTNTFGAVFRVRHALAFAVHKFFNDKGFVYLHTPIITASDAEGAGEMFRVTTLPFENTPKNEDGSINFKEDFFGKSTNLTVSGQLEGELGATAFGEIYTFGPTFRAENSNTARHLAEFWMIEPEMAFYDLEDNANLAEEFIKYIIRYALENNREDLDFLAQRLTDEEKQLPQDKRSDMGLIEKLEFVLNNDFQRLSYTEAIEILKESNHNKKKKFQYPVTGWGMDLQSEHERYLVEKHFKKPVILMNYPASIKAFYMRINDDGKTVAAMDILAPGIGEIVGGSQREERLDVLVKKMEQMNIPQEELSWYLDTRRFGTVPHAGFGLGFERMIQFVTGMSNIRDVIAFPRTPKSAEF
- a CDS encoding glycoside hydrolase family 10 protein, with protein sequence MTSIRFILTGLVFTFLCNCCFAQQPEYEFRGVWIATVLGIDWPPQKATVAEQKAEFIRQLDLHKCNGMNAIIAQVRPSGDAFYPSPYEPWSQWLTGVQGRAPVPFYDPLAFMIQETHKRGMEFHAWLNPYRAEFRIGASSIASDNMIRKRPDWFVTYGTTRYFNPSNKQVQQFVIDVVKDIVRRYDIDGIHMDDYFYPYPIGSKPFPDDYAYKKSGTTLSKADWRRSNVDSMIRNLDIAIKGIKPWCKFGISPFAVWRNASQDPAGSPTKAGMTNYDDLYADILLWLKMGWIDYVTPQLYREIGDHLIPYETMVDWWAKHSYGRHVYIGHGIYRYYETNANWKKPSQIPQQIRILRNNPRIQGSVYFNSKSFDKNPAGWNDSLRNNYYRIPAKIPPMNWLPKKPDN
- a CDS encoding MarR family winged helix-turn-helix transcriptional regulator, with amino-acid sequence MSIEEKINQRQFKSSYHRLALNLIYTTSSLQAFLKEGFKKEDVTVQQYNILRILRGSYPKPLSTLQIRARMMDKMSDTSRIVDRLVLKKMVTKSINHIDHRLVDVVITQEGLEKLALLDQTDDNIAAFFGTVSTEEAEKISKMLDKLHR
- a CDS encoding aldo/keto reductase, which encodes MEYRFLGGTGFSVSAISFGCMSLTNSNRKDGMQLLREAVARGINFFDTADLYEKGDNERLVGEALKPMRSKIFLATKAGNQWRADGSGWDWNPRRDYILDCAEKSLKRLQTDYIDLYQLHGGTIEDNIDETIEAFELLKQQGKIRYYGISSIRPNVISEYVKRSSIESVMLQYSLLDRRPEEAVLGLLKEKNKGVLVRGALAQGLLIDKPAREYLDQPAASVQQLQQALREPAGRYPPGQLALQYVLQNPAVTTVVAGVRTAGQLQDLLEALEPVPAAVTERLAAVLPPQKYTQHR
- a CDS encoding M60 family metallopeptidase, with the protein product MPPDTNQVLATYPLSYEAQVIAYHNEDPSKEIYVPGIITGRYGNGKVLVVGSNAYLEPPLIQNPNIIQFWKNVFDWSGASGANAGFEMPGFERVVTMANTMNVSAGSLDPQRLSDNKVIFVTNEPVDQSYVQKLDAFVRDGGTLVYVSSLFEYNKKSDDHIFATKMDSLLLNAGLYHLANPIHSGSTDDTLRISAVPKYLIVDSILSNLANYRYYDLFYHKGAEVVPLTILKLIFFMAPKNAKTYRDLCELIEDPANKYSDTASLKKPLITAYWPDLFKYLNRVNRDYLAYEKDSTYKATTNGEFPGTVPDNASRITRKLQIRFSNKWSGLPEPDSSFRRLYSTGLYVAPGDMVTVTLSDIKDTSRRLMAQIGIHDDNVSDANEYYRNPFNLVRMFNLDKKELMIHSLYGGLLYFGIPVSDKGSVLNVAVTGAVEAPFFQLGKTTDKQWLQKVRQNPAPWAELATDKIILTVPSDSIRKLEHPQKLMQFWDEVMNANADLAFILKDRPHPERIIIDNNVKWGAMYTVPSKIVAPNDRSLTRLLNVQHLRDSGSWGHFHELGHRHQFDGLDFDDLGEVTVNLYTLYVYQTILGKDLYHARDGSPRDSILKAIKAYIAAPDYETWKRDPFLQLFTLYYPIIDTFGWKAIKKLNRSLRKLYNEQYGGRSLAPLYKKTDDERRNQYFVLLSKAIGRNLNVYFDTLRIPVSDRSKQQVADLPVWIPDLFKR